One Vibrio taketomensis DNA window includes the following coding sequences:
- the prlC gene encoding oligopeptidase A, whose amino-acid sequence MSNPLLTFTDLPPFSQIKPEHIKPAVEQAISDCRDKIEQVLANTTEPTWQNIVAPIEEVDDRLSRIWSPVSHMNSVVNSDELREAYESCLPILSEYGTWVGQHKGLFDAYKAIKSSAAFAELTQAQQKTITDSLRDFELSGIGLPVEEQRRYGEISKRMSELGSQFSNNVLDATMGWTKHITDEQDLAGMPESALAAAQAAAQAKELDGYLLTLDIPSYLPVMTYCDNQALRQELYEAYVTRASDRGPNAGKWDNSEIIAEKLKLRHEIARMLGFGTYSEKSLATKMAETPEQVLGFLNDLATKAKPQGEREVEELRQFAKSEFGVEELNLWDIAYYSEKQKQHLFQISDEELRPYFPEQKAVSGLFEVLNRVFGMTVTERQGVDTWHESVRFFDIFDSEKTLRGSFYLDLYAREHKRGGAWMDDCRGRRITLDGELQTPVAYLTCNFNKPVGNKPALFTHDELVTLFHEFGHGIHHMLTQVNTGAVSGINGVPWDAVELPSQFLENWCWEEEALAFISGHYETGEPLPKEMLDKMLAAKNFQSAMFILRQLEFGLFDFTLHTEYDPEVGPKVLETLAEVKAKVAVLPGLEWNRFSHSFSHIFAGGYSAGYYSYLWAEVLSSDAFSRFEEEGIFNKETGQSFLNNILEMGGSEEPMELFKRFRGREPEIDALLRHSGILA is encoded by the coding sequence ATGTCCAATCCGCTTCTTACCTTTACCGACTTACCGCCATTCTCTCAGATCAAACCTGAGCATATTAAGCCTGCAGTCGAGCAAGCGATTAGCGATTGCCGCGACAAAATTGAGCAAGTGTTGGCAAACACCACTGAGCCAACTTGGCAAAATATTGTTGCACCAATCGAAGAGGTGGATGACCGCCTAAGCCGCATTTGGTCACCTGTGAGCCACATGAATTCAGTGGTTAATAGTGACGAACTGCGTGAAGCGTATGAAAGTTGTCTGCCAATTCTTTCAGAATACGGTACTTGGGTTGGCCAGCATAAAGGCTTGTTTGATGCTTATAAAGCGATTAAGAGCAGTGCAGCCTTTGCCGAGCTAACGCAAGCGCAGCAAAAAACCATTACCGATTCACTGCGTGATTTTGAACTATCGGGTATCGGTTTGCCGGTAGAAGAGCAGCGCCGTTACGGTGAAATCAGCAAGCGTATGTCTGAGCTCGGCTCGCAATTCTCTAACAATGTGCTCGATGCCACCATGGGTTGGACTAAGCACATTACGGATGAACAAGATCTAGCGGGCATGCCAGAATCTGCATTGGCAGCGGCGCAAGCAGCCGCACAAGCGAAAGAGCTCGATGGTTACCTATTAACGCTCGATATTCCATCGTACTTACCAGTGATGACGTACTGTGACAATCAAGCATTGCGCCAAGAGTTGTACGAAGCGTACGTTACTCGTGCGTCTGATCGTGGTCCAAATGCCGGTAAGTGGGACAACAGTGAAATTATCGCTGAGAAGCTAAAACTGCGTCACGAAATTGCGCGTATGCTTGGTTTTGGTACTTACAGCGAAAAGTCGCTGGCAACCAAAATGGCAGAAACGCCAGAGCAAGTGCTGGGCTTCTTGAATGACCTAGCAACCAAAGCGAAACCACAAGGTGAGCGTGAAGTTGAAGAATTGCGTCAATTCGCTAAGAGTGAGTTTGGCGTTGAAGAACTTAATCTTTGGGACATCGCTTACTACAGCGAAAAACAAAAGCAGCACCTGTTCCAGATTTCAGATGAAGAGTTACGCCCTTACTTCCCAGAGCAAAAAGCAGTAAGCGGTCTGTTTGAGGTACTCAATCGAGTATTTGGTATGACAGTGACCGAGCGTCAAGGTGTTGATACTTGGCATGAGTCTGTACGTTTCTTCGATATCTTTGATAGCGAGAAGACACTGCGTGGTAGCTTCTACCTCGATCTGTATGCGCGTGAACATAAGCGTGGCGGTGCATGGATGGATGATTGCCGTGGTCGTCGTATTACCCTTGATGGTGAGCTGCAAACACCAGTGGCGTACCTAACTTGTAACTTCAACAAGCCAGTGGGCAACAAGCCAGCGCTGTTTACTCATGATGAACTAGTGACGCTATTCCACGAGTTTGGTCATGGTATCCATCATATGCTAACTCAAGTGAATACTGGTGCGGTATCAGGTATCAACGGTGTGCCATGGGATGCGGTAGAACTGCCAAGCCAGTTCCTAGAAAACTGGTGTTGGGAAGAAGAAGCGCTAGCGTTTATTTCTGGCCACTACGAAACCGGGGAGCCACTACCAAAAGAAATGCTGGATAAAATGCTGGCTGCGAAGAACTTCCAATCAGCGATGTTCATTTTGCGTCAGCTAGAGTTTGGTTTGTTCGATTTTACGCTGCATACCGAGTACGACCCAGAAGTAGGCCCGAAAGTGCTAGAAACATTAGCCGAAGTCAAAGCGAAAGTAGCTGTGCTGCCAGGTCTGGAATGGAACCGCTTTTCTCATAGCTTTAGCCATATCTTTGCTGGTGGTTATAGCGCCGGTTACTACAGCTACCTGTGGGCAGAAGTGTTGTCTTCAGATGCGTTCTCACGTTTTGAAGAGGAAGGCATTTTTAACAAAGAAACCGGGCAAAGCTTCCTTAATAACATCCTAGAAATGGGCGGCAGTGAAGAGCCGATGGAGCTGTTTAAGCGTTTCCGTGGAAGAGAGCCAGAGATTGATGCTCTTCTACGTCATTCAGGCATCCTAGCCTAA
- the gorA gene encoding glutathione-disulfide reductase, whose amino-acid sequence MATHFDYICIGGGSGGIASANRAAMYGAKVALIEAKDLGGTCVNVGCVPKKVMWHGAQIAEAMNLYAPDYGFDVDVKGFNWSKLVENRQAYIDRIHQSYDRVLGNNKVNVIKGFAKFVDEKTVEVDGELYTADHILIAVGGRPTIPNIPGAEYGIDSNGFFDLAEQPKRVAVVGAGYIAVEIAGVLSALGTETHLFCRKESPLRSFDPMIIETLVEVMNAEGPTLHTHSVPKEVVKEADGSLTLHLENGESQNVDQLIWAIGRHPATDAINLSSAGVATNERGYIKVDEFQATNVAGIYCVGDIMEGGIELTPVAVKAGRQLSERLFNNKPNAKMDYSLIPTVVFSHPPIGTIGLTEPEAIAQYGEENVKVYTSGFTAMYTAVTQHRQPCKMKLVCAGEDEKVVGLHGIGFAVDEMIQGFGVAMKMGATKADFDSVVAIHPTGSEEFVTMR is encoded by the coding sequence ATGGCGACTCATTTTGATTATATCTGTATCGGTGGCGGCAGCGGCGGCATTGCATCAGCAAACCGTGCAGCTATGTACGGCGCAAAAGTTGCTCTAATTGAAGCAAAAGACCTAGGTGGTACGTGTGTAAACGTAGGTTGTGTGCCGAAAAAAGTGATGTGGCATGGCGCTCAAATTGCTGAAGCCATGAATCTTTACGCACCAGACTACGGTTTTGATGTCGACGTTAAAGGTTTCAACTGGAGCAAACTGGTAGAAAACCGTCAGGCCTACATTGATCGCATTCACCAATCTTACGATCGCGTATTGGGCAACAACAAAGTCAACGTGATTAAAGGCTTTGCTAAGTTTGTTGATGAGAAAACCGTTGAAGTCGATGGCGAGCTATACACAGCAGATCATATTCTGATTGCGGTTGGCGGTCGTCCGACTATTCCAAACATTCCAGGCGCAGAATACGGCATCGATTCAAATGGCTTCTTCGATCTTGCAGAGCAACCTAAACGTGTTGCGGTTGTGGGTGCAGGTTATATCGCCGTTGAAATCGCAGGCGTACTAAGCGCACTAGGCACTGAAACTCACCTATTCTGCCGTAAAGAATCACCACTACGTAGCTTTGATCCAATGATCATCGAAACCCTAGTGGAAGTGATGAATGCTGAAGGCCCAACGCTACATACGCACTCAGTACCAAAAGAAGTTGTAAAAGAAGCGGATGGCAGCCTAACTCTACACCTTGAAAACGGTGAGAGCCAAAACGTTGACCAACTTATCTGGGCAATCGGTCGCCACCCAGCGACAGATGCTATCAACCTAAGTTCAGCAGGTGTCGCGACCAACGAACGCGGTTACATCAAAGTAGATGAATTCCAAGCGACGAACGTCGCAGGTATCTACTGCGTGGGCGATATTATGGAGGGCGGCATTGAGCTAACTCCAGTAGCGGTGAAAGCGGGTCGTCAACTTTCAGAGCGTCTGTTCAACAACAAACCAAATGCGAAGATGGACTACTCACTTATCCCTACCGTGGTGTTTAGCCACCCGCCAATTGGCACCATTGGTTTGACAGAACCAGAAGCGATTGCTCAATACGGCGAAGAAAACGTTAAGGTTTACACCTCTGGCTTTACCGCAATGTACACCGCTGTGACTCAACACCGTCAACCTTGCAAAATGAAGCTGGTTTGTGCGGGTGAAGATGAAAAAGTGGTTGGCCTACACGGCATCGGTTTTGCGGTCGATGAAATGATTCAAGGCTTTGGTGTAGCGATGAAGATGGGCGCAACTAAAGCGGACTTCGACTCAGTCGTTGCCATTCACCCAACGGGTTCAGAAGAGTTTGTTACCATGCGTTAA
- a CDS encoding DUF2282 domain-containing protein: MKKSNLAVTAAITGLLAMGTLTAAPAVAAEKEKCYGVSKAGKNDCATKTSSCAGTAKEDGQKDAFVVVPKGLCDKLVGGNTQSS, translated from the coding sequence ATGAAAAAGTCTAATCTAGCTGTAACTGCTGCAATCACAGGTCTATTGGCGATGGGTACGCTAACTGCAGCTCCAGCTGTCGCCGCAGAAAAAGAAAAATGCTACGGCGTTTCTAAAGCAGGTAAAAACGACTGCGCAACTAAAACAAGCTCATGCGCAGGTACTGCCAAGGAAGATGGTCAAAAAGATGCATTCGTGGTAGTTCCAAAAGGACTATGCGACAAATTGGTTGGCGGTAACACTCAGTCATCTTAA
- a CDS encoding 23S rRNA (adenine(2030)-N(6))-methyltransferase RlmJ — translation MLSYRHSFHAGNHADVVKHIVQSLILDALKQKDKPFVYHDTHSGVGRYDLTHEWSEKTGEYKQGIARIWDNPNIPADIQSYIDSIKTLNNGDALRYYPGSPRVARAQIRPQDRMVLTELHPSDHPLLEQEFERDRQVSIYKEDGFKRLKASLPPQERRGLVLIDPPYELAKEYRDVVQAIYQSHKRWATGIYAIWYPVVNRCDIEDMIEGLEGLGINKILQIELGVSPDTNERGMTASGMIVINPPWKLESQMKEILPFLQEAIAPVTGHWKVDWIVPE, via the coding sequence TTGCTGAGTTATCGTCACAGTTTTCACGCTGGCAACCATGCCGATGTCGTTAAGCACATTGTGCAAAGCCTTATTCTTGATGCACTAAAGCAAAAAGATAAGCCTTTCGTTTACCACGATACCCATTCAGGTGTTGGTCGTTACGACTTAACCCATGAATGGTCAGAAAAAACTGGCGAATACAAACAAGGTATCGCACGCATTTGGGATAACCCAAATATTCCTGCGGATATTCAAAGCTACATTGATTCAATCAAAACATTGAACAATGGCGATGCGCTACGTTACTACCCTGGTTCACCTCGTGTAGCTCGTGCGCAAATTCGTCCACAAGACCGCATGGTGCTCACAGAGCTGCACCCAAGTGATCATCCGCTGCTTGAACAAGAATTTGAGCGTGACCGCCAAGTCAGCATCTACAAAGAAGATGGCTTTAAACGCTTAAAAGCAAGTTTGCCACCACAAGAACGCCGTGGCCTAGTGCTGATCGACCCGCCTTATGAACTGGCAAAAGAATACCGCGATGTGGTGCAAGCGATTTACCAAAGCCACAAACGTTGGGCGACAGGTATCTACGCTATTTGGTACCCAGTGGTAAACCGCTGCGATATCGAAGACATGATTGAAGGCTTAGAAGGCCTAGGCATTAATAAGATTCTACAAATCGAATTGGGCGTGTCACCAGATACTAACGAACGCGGCATGACAGCATCAGGCATGATTGTAATCAACCCACCGTGGAAGCTAGAAAGCCAGATGAAAGAAATTTTGCCTTTCCTACAAGAGGCAATTGCGCCAGTAACGGGTCACTGGAAAGTCGATTGGATCGTGCCAGAATAA
- a CDS encoding DoxX family protein yields the protein MSTKSMIDSYDDLIGKLQCVFIPLLLLFCRLWVAWVFFNSGLIKISSWDSTLYLFELEYQVPILPWELAAYMGTAAELILPVFLALGLLTRPMAAILFVFNIIAVVSYPLLWEKGFYDHQLWGLMILIVIVWGPGPFSIDKLIKSKIQN from the coding sequence ATGAGCACTAAATCAATGATCGATAGCTATGATGACCTGATTGGCAAACTGCAATGTGTGTTCATTCCGCTACTACTGCTGTTCTGCCGTCTATGGGTGGCGTGGGTCTTTTTTAATTCGGGACTAATTAAAATCAGTTCATGGGACAGCACCCTCTATCTATTTGAGTTGGAATACCAAGTACCGATTCTGCCTTGGGAACTTGCCGCTTATATGGGAACTGCCGCAGAGTTAATTCTGCCAGTATTTCTTGCCTTGGGTTTACTGACACGACCAATGGCGGCAATTCTGTTCGTGTTTAATATTATCGCCGTCGTCTCCTACCCATTACTGTGGGAAAAAGGCTTCTACGACCACCAGCTGTGGGGCTTGATGATTCTTATCGTTATCGTTTGGGGCCCAGGCCCATTTTCAATCGACAAACTAATCAAATCCAAAATCCAAAACTAA
- a CDS encoding DUF692 domain-containing protein — protein MTTSSYHPSIGVGLRSPHMDYFLSEPAQLSWLEIHSENYFKSDSIARQQLQQIRQHYQISCHGIGLSLGSVGRINSQHIAQLCGLVNDIEPILVSDHLSWSENGGHYFNDLLPLPYTEEALNVFCRNVLEVQDALKRPLLIENPSSYVKFAHSTIAEWDFLTEVQRRTDCRLLLDFNNIYVSAFNHGFSCEQYLQAIPSQAVDEIHLAGFTVKQLEKGEIWIDTHSRPVSDEVWQLYTAWVQQHGARHTLIEWDLDIPTPQVLLGEAIKASDIVKAHATKALITKEAL, from the coding sequence GTGACCACAAGCTCTTATCACCCATCAATTGGCGTAGGATTACGTTCGCCGCATATGGATTACTTTTTATCTGAGCCTGCGCAACTATCTTGGTTAGAAATCCATAGCGAGAACTATTTTAAATCCGACTCCATTGCTCGCCAGCAACTACAACAAATTCGCCAACACTATCAGATTAGCTGTCATGGAATTGGCCTATCGCTCGGCAGCGTGGGGCGCATCAATTCTCAACATATCGCCCAACTTTGCGGTCTGGTGAACGACATCGAACCAATACTGGTTTCAGACCATTTAAGCTGGAGTGAAAACGGTGGTCATTACTTCAACGACTTACTACCACTGCCTTATACCGAAGAGGCCCTAAATGTGTTTTGCCGCAATGTGCTGGAAGTACAAGATGCGCTTAAGCGCCCGCTATTAATTGAAAACCCATCGAGCTATGTAAAATTTGCGCATTCGACTATTGCTGAGTGGGATTTTCTCACCGAAGTACAACGCCGAACAGATTGCCGCTTACTGCTCGATTTCAACAACATTTATGTATCCGCCTTTAACCACGGCTTCAGTTGTGAGCAGTATTTACAAGCTATCCCTAGCCAAGCTGTCGACGAAATTCATTTGGCGGGTTTTACCGTCAAACAGCTAGAGAAAGGTGAGATTTGGATTGATACGCATAGCCGCCCGGTCAGTGACGAAGTTTGGCAGTTGTACACCGCTTGGGTGCAGCAACACGGGGCTCGACACACGCTTATTGAGTGGGATTTGGATATTCCTACACCTCAAGTGCTACTTGGTGAAGCCATCAAAGCCAGTGACATTGTTAAAGCGCATGCGACGAAAGCACTCATCACCAAGGAGGCGCTATGA
- a CDS encoding DNA-binding domain-containing protein: MKLAELQQQFASALHYQALGEDCQIISDIFDADERMQIYRNNFVISLSEALQATYPMVEALLGEECFAQVARQHVLNQPLTCGDVTHYGQGFDLSLQSFNAVMEAAPYIAEVAKFEWACDVSQQCFSVDRNQHRQEADYSLEELAQLPAEQHGFVQFRLHADVVLFASQYAVYALQQTIIQQPQNLADLDIQQPQQGICACDSNGSVWCLALEDSLYQLLIKLHQGEMLADIDPQLLTSLNQAIELELIAGFSLSQSDAN, translated from the coding sequence ATGAAGCTTGCCGAGTTACAACAGCAATTTGCGAGTGCGCTTCATTATCAAGCGTTAGGTGAGGACTGCCAAATCATCAGCGATATTTTTGATGCCGACGAGCGGATGCAAATCTACCGCAACAATTTTGTGATCAGCTTAAGTGAAGCACTACAAGCTACCTACCCGATGGTTGAAGCGCTGTTGGGTGAAGAATGCTTTGCCCAAGTAGCCCGCCAGCACGTGCTCAATCAGCCACTGACCTGCGGTGATGTGACCCATTATGGCCAAGGATTTGATCTGTCACTGCAAAGCTTTAATGCGGTGATGGAAGCCGCACCTTATATTGCTGAAGTGGCGAAATTTGAATGGGCGTGCGATGTCAGCCAGCAATGCTTCTCGGTCGATCGTAACCAGCATCGGCAAGAGGCCGATTATTCACTCGAGGAGTTAGCACAACTACCGGCTGAGCAACACGGCTTTGTGCAATTTAGACTGCACGCTGATGTGGTGTTATTCGCCAGTCAATATGCGGTTTATGCGCTGCAACAGACCATCATTCAACAGCCACAAAACTTAGCAGATCTGGATATTCAACAGCCTCAGCAAGGCATATGTGCATGCGACAGCAACGGCAGTGTTTGGTGCTTAGCATTAGAGGATTCGTTATACCAACTGCTGATCAAATTGCATCAAGGCGAAATGCTCGCTGATATTGACCCGCAGCTTTTAACCTCCCTTAACCAAGCGATCGAACTCGAACTTATCGCTGGCTTTTCATTATCTCAATCAGATGCAAATTAA
- a CDS encoding HlyD family secretion protein: MSETPSTSHFVRNLFITVIIAAALAAASYFYVQHQKNYPNTDDAYVHANVIYIAPQVSGKVIGVNVSDYQQVSKGDLLFQIDPAPFQAQLDEARAAYEVALQNNAATDDAILAASANVKSAVAQLADAQSTYRRINDLVKKQLLPAQQLDDAKAKLSSAEENVIAARANMSQLIKSQGAQGTEAPEVKRAAAALSQATLSLSYTNIFAPQSGHLGKLSAHTGSVVASGQALVPLVEDNTYWVQANYKETQLENIRVGMPATIELDLYPKAAYHGVVKAISPASGSSFSLLPPENATGNWVKIPQRFPIMIQLTNVDEHPDFPLRVGASSNVTIDTVHAQPQQQEQ; encoded by the coding sequence ATGAGCGAAACTCCATCGACCTCCCATTTTGTCCGTAATCTTTTTATTACCGTCATCATTGCTGCGGCATTAGCAGCCGCCAGTTATTTCTATGTACAACATCAAAAAAACTACCCAAATACTGACGATGCTTATGTGCATGCCAATGTGATTTATATTGCGCCACAAGTCAGCGGTAAAGTTATTGGTGTGAATGTCTCTGATTATCAACAAGTCAGCAAAGGCGACTTGTTATTTCAGATTGATCCCGCGCCGTTTCAAGCACAATTAGATGAAGCACGAGCAGCTTATGAAGTAGCACTACAAAATAATGCGGCAACAGACGATGCGATTCTTGCGGCAAGTGCCAATGTAAAAAGTGCCGTGGCGCAACTAGCCGATGCACAATCCACTTATCGCCGCATCAACGATTTGGTAAAAAAACAGCTATTACCTGCACAACAATTGGATGATGCAAAAGCCAAACTATCCAGCGCAGAAGAAAATGTGATTGCCGCACGCGCGAACATGTCGCAATTAATTAAATCACAAGGCGCACAAGGCACTGAAGCTCCAGAAGTAAAACGCGCTGCAGCGGCACTTAGCCAAGCCACGCTTTCTCTTTCTTACACCAACATTTTTGCTCCGCAAAGCGGCCACTTAGGCAAACTTAGCGCCCACACCGGTAGCGTCGTTGCTTCTGGTCAAGCTCTAGTGCCGCTCGTGGAAGACAACACTTACTGGGTGCAAGCGAACTACAAAGAAACTCAATTAGAAAATATTCGTGTCGGCATGCCTGCCACCATTGAACTGGATTTGTATCCAAAAGCAGCTTATCACGGTGTGGTGAAAGCAATTTCTCCAGCGAGTGGCTCTTCATTCTCACTGCTCCCACCAGAAAATGCGACGGGTAACTGGGTTAAAATTCCACAGCGCTTTCCAATAATGATCCAATTGACCAACGTTGATGAACACCCAGATTTTCCATTGCGTGTTGGGGCGAGTTCAAACGTAACCATCGATACTGTTCACGCTCAACCTCAGCAACAAGAGCAGTAA